A segment of the Trifolium pratense cultivar HEN17-A07 linkage group LG7, ARS_RC_1.1, whole genome shotgun sequence genome:
CTACCCCTTGGCTCCATTTTTCACTCATGAGCACACGATAGTCTTCTTTAACCGAGTACCTACCTTCGTTATTACCATCACATATCAGTTTGTCTTCCTTAACAGTTTAAAACAATGGCATAGACATAATTACTTCTACCGCGCCATTTGataataaattttgaattttatttaaatCCGGTTTATAGACGCGGACAAGGTCTTTCATACATGGAACTGCCTTAACATGTCCCAGGCCTCGGCAGTTCCACGAAATAATATTCATGACTCCCGACAGGCCTGGGAGCCAGGCTCTGGCGATAAAAAAATGCTGCAATAGCTTGTCCTGATTTGTATTAGATCCTTGAACATCTTCCATTGGAGTGGGGGTGCAATTAGCATCATGAGTAGTTGTTCCATGTGCACTATGCATGACTTTGGAATCTTCACTTGACCTTTTCTTCTGTGTAACAATAATGTCTTCATTATTCTCTGCATTAGAATGTCTCTTCATGATTGGAGATTTTGTTGTTATCATTTGTAACCTCCTCATGATTGCTTCCTTGATGGTAGAATTAATTTTGGATTTCTCAATAACTCTGCAAGAACAGTTTTGGTAGGTTTTGATTGCACCATCAATGCCTTACTGTTACCATCATAATTTCTGCCGGCATGCTTTGTAACGGAAGCTTCAGAGGATGACGGCTGCCAATCCTTCCCCTCCTCTCGCAACCACCGTGCACCACTGCTGCCCTTGTTCCTCTGTCTGACATGCAACTCAGGTCCCCAATTACGAATGCCGTCATCACTCATCAGATTGGAGGGAGTAGAGCTTGTTGCAGTAGTCCTCAATATGTCCAAGCATTCCACAGTAATAACAGAAATTTCCCAGCCTTTCATATTTGAACTTAACCACATATGACTCGCCTCCAAGAACTCGTAATCTCATGAAGATTCTCAGGTAGTTGGAGTTGTTTTTGGTATCATACTCTAAAAACTCTCCAATAAAATTTGCAAGATCTTTCCCTGTCCTCTCTGACATACATCCTATTGGAATGTCATGAATTTGGATCCAAAATGGCACTGAATCGAGAGCAACATGTTTAGGGATTTGATTTTCCACAAGAACATCAAGGATCAGAAGATGATTATCAAAGTACCAAGGAAAGGACCTTTTGTGAGAATCCTTTGCATATCCAACGGATGGAAGATCTGGAAGGTGAACAGTCCCCCATCTATCTCTTTGATATCAACACCTCTAACCGGACACCAAAAGCCTGCTATGATATCCTTCATCATATACCCACGAACCGGTTTATTAGTAAGAAATAGTAAGTGCGGATCAGCTTGTCACCCAGAGTTCTCCTCGATTTGTATATCTagctcttcttcttcatcactgAGGGATAGTTGATTGAAGGAAGCCATGAGAGGATGTAAGTTATAGCTTCTCACAGTGGAGAGAATAGAAAAAAGACAATGCTTCTCACAGTGGAGAGAATAATAAGTGTTGTTAAAATACCTTAACTTTCTATTGTTTTATTCACCTATCCACCTTTAAATTTGAAAACTAGAAATTGTTCAATCATGAAAACATATAGGAACGTAAGAACGAAATTTGAGCTACAAACTTGCATGCTAAGCGAGAAAAGACAAACTATCACTCCAGTACACTTTATTACCACTAAATCTCAGCTTCACatatgttcttttattttctaacatttattttttaaacacaaGTTTGAGAATGTGACTTTCCAAACATATGTTTAATACTTGCAACATGTGGCTCTAATATGCAACTTTCAAAGTGATTGTAATAATTACTCACAAGTTCAATTTGACATTATATTTACAATGATTATGATTTTACATTTGCATATTCCACATTCCCTTTCAATCTCTTTACCTTCAAAGTTGTAAAGCGTTTGTTAGAATCAAGATAGTTGATTACGTGCACCATGAAATGCTTGAACAGAGCTGATGCATCAAGCAATGGACAAACAATCATTAGCCATATTATATATACTTAATATTTCAAAAACTTCTCGGATCATAACACCTAAGGACAGGTACAGGTTCATGAATTCCAAAAGATTAAATCAAACCAAAAAATATGTATACGCCTAGAATGAGGGATGTTTTCTAATAACCCCAAATTTTGCTGACAAACATTCTACACCACTGTGCTAGATACTTCCCCGAAATGTAAGCTAAATACTAGGCCTAACTAGACTCTGAAAGATCTGTCTTTCCTTCATgttcttcatcctctgaatcaGGTATCTTTTCTTCATgttcttcatcctctgaatcaGGTACAACAGTATATTCTATGGCAGTATTTCTGGTTGGTCTCTGTCTCACTCTTTGCTTTGCAGCCAAGCCCATGCTTTCTGGAACAGTATGGCCGGGGACTCCAGCTAATCGCTTACTACTGCGAACCCCCTTAGGATAAGAAACCACATGGCTTGAGTGTTCTTCTGAATTATCCATCTGATTCTCATGTTCATCATTCTCCTCACTACTgtgattttcattttcataaccGGAATCGTCACTCTCAGATAAACGTTGAACGTCCCTTTCAGAATCATCACTCTCCGAGGAAACATCTACGTTGGAGTCATCTTCTGATCCTCTGTTTTTATCTTGGTCGGCAGGAGTGGACTTTTTTCTTTTGCTACACATCAGTTCAAAAGAGGATATCAGAGATTATAACAGTAAAGTCAGACTCAAAATCCAAAAATGTATCAGAGAATAGAAATTATTAACTTTGGCATGTTATACTTATGCAGCAAAGATATTGTTAGGGTAACCATTGTTAAAAGTTATCAACATTATAAGTCTCAGGAACATCCACTTTCATCTCAGCTTCTGTGTTTCAGCATGTATATCAGAGAGCAATGGTGAGAATAAGTAAAGTATTGTAGGCTTAAAAGTTTTACTTGCTCATTTTGTTTGGAGGAATTCAACGCCATTTGATAATAACAAAAACCTATAAACATTTTCCACAACGATAATGCAATGTGGCAAAGGCAAAATATAGGACATGAAGCAACGAGATAGAATATTAAGTAAAACATACTTCGTCAACTGTATAGCCTCCTTAATTGTTCGATCATAAGCTTCTGCAATATTTCCCAAAAAGAACTTGATTAATGACAAAATCCAACTGATGTCATAAAGAGGCAGAAAGAAGACAGAAATCAAAACAGTTCATATTCAATTGATTAATTGTGAGAAGCATCAAACAAAATGTGGTTACATACACGCGACGTGTCTAGTCAATGTTAATTTACTCAATCTAGTTTTCACTGTTAGACCTTTCATTCAGAATTACTAGTAAAGTCAGTTTTGTGACAGGTATGTTATTATGTGTGcagtttttattaattatatgttgCCAGTAATGTGTGTTAATTGTAATAAATAGGGGACTTGGAAGTTGTGGCAAAGGGAGGATCGTTGGGTTAATTGGATTGGGAACtagaaatgaatttattttatcgGATAAAATGTAGACAAAGTAATACTGAGCAATTCAAAAGATGGAAATATCTAATCACAATTCAATCCCTATGGATCATAATGCAAAATGAAGGGCACCTCACAAAGGCACAAACATCCTCATCTGCTCAATTTATATGGCCCAGGATCCTAACAATGCAAGTAATACACAATAGACAAAGAACAAAGCACAGTAAATTCGAATTCATTATATGCAAGAGAACATTGTCTTGTGAATTGGAATTTGTAGGTGTTGGAATACACTAGGCATATGCTACAAAATTCAAAAGATGGAAATATCTAATCACAATTCAATCCCTATGGATCATAATGCAAAATGAAGGGCACCTCACAAAGGCACAAACATCGTCATCTGCTCAATTTATATGGCCCAGGATCCTAACAATGCAAGTAATACACAATAGACAAAGAACAAAGCACAGTAAATTCGAATTCATTATATGCAAGAGAACATTGTCTTGTGAATTGGAATTTGTAGGTGTTGGAATACACTAGGCATATGCTACAAAATTGAACATAAAGCACACATCTTACCGAAACTGTAATTAATAGGCCTTCGAGTGCGACAAGAGCGTGTATTTCCAGAAGACTGGGAGTTCTGGAAATCTTTCAAGAGCTTATCCTGTCTCTGTTTCTGTTTCAatgctctttctttcttctgCATGATTTGAAAGTAATATTacattatattaataaataaataaataaataaaacaaataaaggaTGTTCCATAAAATTGACATTTAATGGAAACCAAACAAAAGGATTTTGTACCTTTTGAAGTTTCTCAAGAACAGGAATAGCATCACTTTGAAGCCTGTTGCCAATAAAAGTTTCCACAGAAGATTTGCTAGATGATAATTTTTCCTGCAAATAACATTCAAAGACATTTACTTGAGGTTTCAAATAAGGGTAAATAAAGGAAGACAAAAGAGAGTTAGCTTGTTCTTACAGCTACTTCTGAAAATTCTTCAAGATTGGAGGCAAGTGTTTCCCATTGAAAGTTGACAATGGGAAGTGATAAACGTCCCTTGCCCTTACGGTTTGGAGTTGAGACTGTTGTGATTGTTT
Coding sequences within it:
- the LOC123899543 gene encoding DDT domain-containing protein DDR4, with the translated sequence MHAVEEGGGSEDQNERVLEQIFNLRRRWELASVLDFLDVFSELLGKDLKVSAEEIEIGLVKPNALLAKLHIQLLKGIPPVSRTLDDSDKWVTALSKKLTTWWPWVAEGKNPLVPSKGEEISKYKELDPLDRLLLLKSLCEVRADQHDVISYVNDALKEGTEISSFRKDAFGRDGTGTSYWYNANTKTQCHRFYKETITTVSTPNRKGKGRLSLPIVNFQWETLASNLEEFSEVAEKLSSSKSSVETFIGNRLQSDAIPVLEKLQKKKERALKQKQRQDKLLKDFQNSQSSGNTRSCRTRRPINYSFEAYDRTIKEAIQLTNKRKKSTPADQDKNRGSEDDSNVDVSSESDDSERDVQRLSESDDSGYENENHSSEENDEHENQMDNSEEHSSHVVSYPKGVRSSKRLAGVPGHTVPESMGLAAKQRVRQRPTRNTAIEYTVVPDSEDEEHEEKIPDSEDEEHEGKTDLSESS